GATCAGGTCGGTGCCCGGGGTCAGGGTTAGCTCCTGGGCCTGAAAGAGGTTGCGCAGCAAAATGCCGAACTCGTCCACGGTGGCTTCTTTTTCCGTCCGGATGCGCCAGTCGCTCAAGATCTGGCCGTCCTCATAGACGCCGATCACCGTATTGGTATTCCCCACATCCATCACCAGCAGCATGGGCTTGGTCTCCATCTCAGTTCAATATGGTCTCCAGCCCCTGCGCCAGATCTTGGGCTACTTGCTGGATCAGCGAGTCATTCTCACCTTCAGCCATGATGCGCAACTTGGGCTCCGTCCCGGAATACCGCACCAGAAGCCTTCCGGTGGCCCCCAAGCGTTTTTCCGCCTCTTGAATGGCCTGACGGGCTTGGGGCACCGTCTTCAGGTCTTTTTTTTCTTTGACCATGATGTTGATCAGGATCTGGGGACATTTCTGTACAACGCGGGTTAGCTCCGCCAGCGGCTTGTTTTGCCGCAGCATCACGGCCAGCAACCGCAGTGCCGTGAGAATTCCGTCTCCGGTAGTAGTGTGGTTCAGGAAGATCACGTGGCCAGACTGCTCGCCGCCTAGAACATAGCCGCCCTTGAGCATAGCCTCCACGACATAACGGTCGCCCACATCGGTCCGCAGGAGGCGAATCCCCTTGGCTTTCAGGGCCAATTCCAGGCCCAGGTTGCTCATGACGGTGCCCACCACGGTCTTGCGCCGCAACCGCTCCCGCTCCAGCATATCCAGGGCGCAAATCCCCAGGATGTGGTCGCCGTCCACGATTTCGCCCCGGTGGTCCACCATGATGACCCGATCCCCGTCTCCGTCAAAAGCCAGACCCAGATCGGCCCCCTGGCGTTTCACCAGGACCGCCATGCCTTCAGGGCTGGTAGCGCCGCACTTGCGATTAATATTCCTGCCGTTGGGTCTCACCCCCATGGGGATAACCTCGGCCCCCAATTCGGTGAAGATTTCCGGCGCAATCCGGTAGGTGGCCCCATGGGCGCAGTCCACCACAATCTTCAACCCATCCATCTCCAATTCCTTGGGGAAAGTGCTCTTTAGAAAGGAGATATACCGGCCCCGGGCATCGTCGATACGGAACGCCTGGCCCACCTCGGTGGCGGTGGGGCTGGCCCCATCCAACTCCGGTTGGGTCATCAAAGTCTCGATGCGAGCCTCCAGCTCATCCGGGAGCTTGAAGCCGCTGCCGGAGAAAAACTTGATGCCGTTGTCCTGATAAGGGTTGTGGGACGCGGAAATGACCACCCCGGCGTCGGCCCGCATGGAAGAGGTGATGTGGGCAATCCCTGGGGTAGGAAATGGCCCTAACAGCAAGACGTCCACCCCCATGGAGCAGATGCCCGCCACGATGGCGTATTCCAGGAGGTAGCCCGAAATCCGGGTGTCTTTGCCCACTACAATGCGGTGCCGCCCCGGACCATACTTGATGACATAGGCCAGGGCCCTACCCAATTGCAAAGCCACTTCGGCAGTCATGGGATAGACATTGGCCACCCCCCGCACGCCGTCAGTGCCGAAAAGTTTACGTGTGTCCGTCATGCCTGTCTGGCTCCAGTGAACTTGAAGGTCATCGCTACTCAAGTGATGCCTCATTTTTTACCATAATCTCCAGCAAATAACACTATGCGGCCAGGGATTTAGGCGGCCTCCTCCTGCCAATGGATGCACTGGACCGGACACTGGTCGATGGCCAGTTGAATCTGGTCTTCCGGCGCGCCGGTAGGATCGATGACCTCGGAATGCCCCAATAACTCGTTAAGCTTAAATACGGCGGGACAGACCGCCTCGCAGTTGCCACAGGCGATGCACTCATCAGTGTCGATCACCGGAACTTTCTTTGTCATGGTTCATCCCTCCTGACAGTCATTCGTGAGCCCTCTGTAAAAGTATTGGTAGCACAGGCTTTTCAGCCTGTGCGGGGTAAACCTTTTCGGAACAATCTCTCATGCTCACTCGCAAAAATGAAAAGTCTCTAAAATTTACTCTCAACTTTGAACCTTGAACTTTGAACTCTCTGTTAAATCGGCGGGGCGATGGTGACCAGGAGGCGCACATCGGTTTTCGCTCTCAACCCGTGCGGCTCAGCGATGTCAGAGATGACCACATCCCCCGGCTTGGCCGGAAAGGAGGTCCCATCCTTGCCCAAAAATTCACCTTCCCCTTCGATGATCACCAGGCTCACCTGACCTTCGATATCATGGGCATGCACCGGCAATTCCTGCCCGGCTTTGAAGTTAAAATTGATGACCTTAAAATACGCGGAATCGTGAACCAGTAACCTCCCGAACCCCTTTTCGGCAAACTGTCCGGCTTCGAAAAGATTGACCTTTTTCATGGGCTTGTCCTCCTCGTTGGGTCCGCCTGGCCTGTGCCAAACGGCTTCCCTGATATTTTCCGCCTACCCCATCGCGTCTGCCCAATGAATACATTGAACCGGGCAGGCGTCGATGGCCTCCTGGATCTTCTCATCCGGCGCTCCTCCGGGGTTCATGACCTGGGCAAATCCCAGGGTTTCGTTCACCGTAAAAACCTCGGGGCAGATTTCCTCACAGGTGCCGCAAGCAATGCACTCATCTTCCACCACATAAGGGACATGGTCCGCCATATTTTGGCCTTCTCCTTATCCTGTCTATCCTGTTAAAAATCAGCCGTTGTCTGCCTCCACCGCACACACCGGCCGCGGGCCGTCTCCTTTAAGGGCCATTTCGACCCGATAAGTTCCGCCCTCGGTATCTTTCCGCATGGAAAAGCCCAGGCGCTTCACCATATCCAGCATCGGTTGGTTCTGTGCCAGGACGTCACCGTGGAGGAGTTTGACGCCCTGCTCCCGGGCGATCTCCGTGATCCGCTCCACCAGTTTGGGCCCCAGACCTTTGCCCTGCCAGGGATCGGCCACGATCACTGCAAATTCAGCAGTAGACCGGTCCGCAGCCATGACCATGCGGCTCACTCCCATCATGATCTCGGGCCCCGGC
This Desulfobaccales bacterium DNA region includes the following protein-coding sequences:
- a CDS encoding ferredoxin; this translates as MTKKVPVIDTDECIACGNCEAVCPAVFKLNELLGHSEVIDPTGAPEDQIQLAIDQCPVQCIHWQEEAA
- the glmM gene encoding phosphoglucosamine mutase — protein: MTDTRKLFGTDGVRGVANVYPMTAEVALQLGRALAYVIKYGPGRHRIVVGKDTRISGYLLEYAIVAGICSMGVDVLLLGPFPTPGIAHITSSMRADAGVVISASHNPYQDNGIKFFSGSGFKLPDELEARIETLMTQPELDGASPTATEVGQAFRIDDARGRYISFLKSTFPKELEMDGLKIVVDCAHGATYRIAPEIFTELGAEVIPMGVRPNGRNINRKCGATSPEGMAVLVKRQGADLGLAFDGDGDRVIMVDHRGEIVDGDHILGICALDMLERERLRRKTVVGTVMSNLGLELALKAKGIRLLRTDVGDRYVVEAMLKGGYVLGGEQSGHVIFLNHTTTGDGILTALRLLAVMLRQNKPLAELTRVVQKCPQILINIMVKEKKDLKTVPQARQAIQEAEKRLGATGRLLVRYSGTEPKLRIMAEGENDSLIQQVAQDLAQGLETILN
- a CDS encoding cupin domain-containing protein, which translates into the protein MKKVNLFEAGQFAEKGFGRLLVHDSAYFKVINFNFKAGQELPVHAHDIEGQVSLVIIEGEGEFLGKDGTSFPAKPGDVVISDIAEPHGLRAKTDVRLLVTIAPPI
- a CDS encoding ferredoxin, with amino-acid sequence MADHVPYVVEDECIACGTCEEICPEVFTVNETLGFAQVMNPGGAPDEKIQEAIDACPVQCIHWADAMG